ACAAAGCAAAGTCACACCAAGCAAACCATTTTTAAGTACATTAACTTTTTTTAACCTTAAACCGCATTTGCAGTACGATGTTACGATGGTTATTTTATTGTTTCGTTTCTCTTCATCTTCAATATAACTGCAATAAATGCGATAGCGAcaacaattatatatattgatctaTTTTGAAAACTAAAACCCATGTATCACAATACTATAATCTTAAAAACAAATGCATAACATAAAAAAACCAAACAAGTAAAGATAGATGAATTTTAAGACAAAGTAGAGTGCGCTATTACAAGCACACACTACATTTTTACATATCCCTAACTTCAAACATGTTTCGATTTTTGACAACGATATCGTACATGTGAATGGACTTGAACTTGTTGAAATCTCTAGGGAGAGAGATCAGATGGACCGTGGATCGtttgtgaaattgaagaagatCAGGGTCATCATAGTACCTCTCCCACCCGAGAGACAATAGCTTAGACTCGAGATCTTCATAGCAAGTGATCACTTCGTTGGAAGGAACATGTACGAGCACCTTGCGACGTGCACTACTCGAACCTTGACGGTTACCATCCAATGGCTCCGCCCCAGGATTCTCTACCAGACGAACCACACCGTTCTTGAAAACCCAAACACCTgacattcttattttttttaacaaaggCTCTTAAGGAAGTGATACATGGGAGGTGAATGGGATTGTAAggtatatatacacacatatgtGTAAGTGAGTTGAAACGAGGCCTTGAGagagaaatagaagaaaaaaaaaggctattAAATTAAGGTTAGGGTTGCAAGGGACAAGGACACACAAAATATTGTACCATGGATGTGGGCATAACAAGATTGAAGGGAATCcctgtttcttttttttctttagtcTTTTAAATCAAACCCCACCATGGGAATCTTTGTCTTtgtttttgtcttctttttttttctaagaaataaaaatgtattgTAAGTAAGTGAGAGTGAGACTGGTTCTAGAGAAACCTAAACGAAAATGACTTTGTACTTGTATGTAACAATACTTACtttcatatatatagatatatatatatacacggaTATCGAGTTACATAGGGGCAGGCAGGGGTTTCCCCTccaatattgaaattttttattttaatttcctaaattttataaatttatatattaatacttatggtttgatattaaaaataataagatttagatttaatcttaaaaattgtaaaaacataagttaatacaataacaaaattatattttaacttccAGAAAATGAATTTAACTTCACATTTGATtgtactctcaaataaaaaattcggaatcaaactttaaaaataatattattaagaaagttaattataaatttaaaaaccttaatctttatatattttgtacataagtgtgtgtatatatacaatataaattctatttgtaattattgaaaaagaaagaaccCAAGGTTTATTATATTATGCAAAGTCACCgatggtttatatatataaatatgtatgtatatgccACATGAGTAAATGCTGTCTCACCATTGAAAGTAGGATGGAA
This window of the Gossypium hirsutum isolate 1008001.06 chromosome A09, Gossypium_hirsutum_v2.1, whole genome shotgun sequence genome carries:
- the LOC107935134 gene encoding flowering-promoting factor 1-like protein 3; the protein is MSGVWVFKNGVVRLVENPGAEPLDGNRQGSSSARRKVLVHVPSNEVITCYEDLESKLLSLGWERYYDDPDLLQFHKRSTVHLISLPRDFNKFKSIHMYDIVVKNRNMFEVRDM